The Onthophagus taurus isolate NC chromosome 6, IU_Otau_3.0, whole genome shotgun sequence region ACGGTATCATGTTAATAAGAGAGGGATTCGAATTTTGTTTACGAAAACGATAGGCATGAAATTCCGTTTTGGTGAGGATTCAATTCCATTGTACTACTCAACCAACCTTCCATGGAGAGGTAATTAATCAGGCTTTAAACCAATAACTGTTTAGATCTCGAATTACTTGACGCTATAGAACTATAAGATCCTATTAATACTAGTATTCGAATGTAATTTCACGAATACGTCCATCCTATTACGCAGCACAAACCGTATGTAATAAACGTAATAATTGATTATAagtatacatatattattataagatAGTGAAgggaaacgtcaaaatgatgaaattgtCGAAATTATGTCTGTCGTTAGTCTGAAAGACGACAAAGAACACAATGGTATCAAAACTTCGATTGATGCAAAACAAAGTCCGTCCGTGGCGGATGGTTCATATGGAGTAACAAATGTGCAAGTAGAATCTGATAAATCCAGACCAGCTACGGCAACATTTTCGGCCAGTTCGATCGTATGCAGGATATGTCAGACTCATTCCGCCGATGAGATCCTCATTTCACCATGCAACTGTAAAGGGACGTTAGCTTACGTTCATTTGCCATGTTTAGAAAGATGGTTGAACCAAGTAAGTAGGACATATTGCGAATTATGCATGTTTCGATACAATTCGATTCAAACCCAACGATACGGATTATGCGAGAGTTTAAGAATTTGGATTCGCCATCCTCGCAACAGAAATCACGTTCAATCGGATTGTGTCATCGCAGCACTTCTTACAACAGTCACAATCGGTCTTATAGCCGTTTGTATTATGGGAATGCAGTATTTTGTGCTTGAAGCGAAAAAATTGGGTATTAATCAGATCTGGACTAAGGGATTCGTGTCtgtatttttatgtatcattttaCTTGGATATGTTATCACCTTGTATTTAATGATCAAAGATCAATTTTTACCCTGGTACCATTGGTGGAAGACTACTGTTGatgtaaaattacttttaaatccTTCTGTAACAATGATTGAAAAGCATTCGACAAACACgtaataagtattattaataaatttattttgtttttaattatttgttatttttaatcgaataaattttaataacaaatttatctaTTTCTTAATACTTCAGTTATTTTCGTTTGAAACAACAAGTTCAAAGTTCAATTATAGTCTGTGTTTGCAAGGCCAATAAAGATTAAGAAACAACAATATAAACAGGTATGTCTAGGTGCGAATACgaactatttttaaaacaatcgGTTTTAACCCAATCTATTTGTATTtcgctaaaaataaataacttagtaacaaatatataaattatttatgaaatttctttaaaaaatcattcctcCAATAATCTAATGTACgcatcaaaaatgtttaaagagaTGAACGCAAACACGTCGATTTATTATTAGACCAGAAACTGATAGTAACCCGACGAGTTCGTGTACGCAGCACAGTTTATCGGAGAGACACATTGTGTCATCTATTTAGTTCAACTTTTAAAACGTTTGCGAAGTATCATCAATCAATCGAATCAATTGCAAATACAGTATTTTAAGTGATTTTCTTAGAACATCGCGACGCTTTAACGGTTCGATTTTAAAGTCGGATTTGAAAGCAGCGAAACGAACAGCACGTGAGTTAATTTGAATTGTAAAAATCTTATTCttccattattttatttgtccTACTCAGCATAGCGCAGTCGTTTAAGTTTCGTTTCGCGATAACACCTCGCGAAAATATTTagagttaaaaataaacccGGTTGCATCCGAGTAGTGAATTCCTTGCGCTTTAACCTTAATCAAGAGTACGTACAATTTCGATAAGGTTTattaaatcacatttttaattcaaattatcttattaatataataataaatcaaattttcaataacaaattCGATGAAACattccacaacattttttattatacccttaaatattatatacaaATCAATCGAAAATAATTCCTGTTGAATAATTCAATACTTTTAtgttttcaaagtttttcaCTTTGattgctaaaattttattacaaaaaatttctcTATACAAAACTGATTGGAAATATGAGTACTGTGACCAatccaattttattttgtacgaAACAAACGTAAAAAAACATTCATACAAAAGTCCATTTCGAAAGATAacatgttaatttaaaaaatgcttcCAACAAATCCATACGTAACGGGATTTATCGTTGTACATCCCCAGTTGAAAACTCTCCGAGAATCCCGAGGGACGTTTTTATCTCCCACAAACAAAAAACGTTGTGGTCAGAAAACCACTACAGCAACACGAATGTGTACAGgtgttttttctgtttcttcttggtccatttaaattaattgttcgATTTGTTGAATCAAATTCCCCTTTATTGTGTGTTACCCCATTTACTCTTCACCATCAGCACGTTAATTAGGTGTAGAAGACTTGAAATATGCTCGGAAATGCGGCCTCGTACCCaaccaatttaataaaagggGGCCTGGCTGAACTTGATTAGCACTCACACCGGGTCCAATAAAAACAAAGCGCCCCCCAATTAAGGTGTTTATGCAGGAATAGATTACGCGGTCGTCCTACGAGCTTTACGGCCACTTTCGGCAATTTACATACATACGAGGTTTGCATATTTAAGTTTTCACAAAGTACAAAGTACGAATCGCATAAATGTCGGCGCTTCTCAAAGTTATAACCGGTATTAGATTTTCGAATGAGCTGCTACCTCTCAAGCTTTATGCATTGTATGCAAGTCAGGAAGATTCCTACAATATATTCATGTACGATGTTAtaatcttatttaaaaaatatactgtGTTACTATGAATGAAGTAgaaataatatacaaaaataaatttgtttgaataattaaataagctACATTGTACAACATTCCACTGTACATGGGAAAAATTTGGGGAGAAATATAACGTTAAAGGTATACATGTTGACTTGTTTCCATGTTCCATGTTACATGTTTCCTTCTATGAAGTGGAAATCTAGGGCTTTCCTTGACTTTCACCTAAATTAACACGAATGACGATTgtctttttgaatatttaagaTATGCACTATATTGTCTTCTTCAACACAGTAAATCTCTTTTGGGTGGGTTAACAAAATTAGAAGTTGTGCAAAAATGTAAACACTTCTTGTTGATTGTCCATTCTGTATCTTAATCGAAAGTAATACCTCATTGGtatttgggttgggttgggtttacGTCGAGGTTGTAAGCCAACCTGCTTGTTGAATGCTtgggttatttatttatttatctggtagaaatctttcttttttctttaaattctttttgtcGCATATCCTTTCTATGCTACAACAAAGCTTGGATTACTCACCTCTTCTGTTATGGATGGTAATGGGATGAAACCTGTTGTTATCAGAAAACTAATTCGTCTAAATTTTAACGAACAGATTGCCAAAGTTTCAACGTAGATTTGGAACAATTGATTCAACTCTTAGTTCCATTAAAAACTGAGGAACAATTACACCAAGATGTTGAATTACTTGCCAAGATAATACAGCATGCAATATTTGTTTACGATACTACATTACATCTGCAAATTACATCTATAAACCAAATTAATACTAAAGCAACAAAACAGAGCGAATATATTTCCTTACAACATACTCAGTATCTACGCAAACACAGCAAAATAGCTGAAAATAACACTTAAGGCAAAACTACGTTTATACAATCCACAATATAACAACATTCTTATATTTCTTTAGTTTCTGTTCTTATCGGTTTCATTTTATTTGGTTCTATGACACGTTTTCTTTAATCTAGAAAGTATTCTTATAAAAAACACGTATGAAGCTTTGCAGCTatagttttagataaaatcatattggcagaaaattaaattaggaGCTTTTGTAACATTTTGTCATGAATATGCTTCCCATCATTCTCAAGAAGTCATTATCTTGTCGCGGTTGTCAATGCTTGCTGTGGTGAAGTATGCTTGTGGTTGAGGAAAATTGCTATTTCATCTTTATTGATTAATTCCTTTATATCCCAAGTTACAGGTATTATGTACCAAATTTTTGGCCATAATTTGTAAATGATATACTATGTGTAAAGATCACTTTAGAAAATTTTGTATCCTTATACAGGTGCATATACACTTTCCTTTTTTCTCAAGATACtgttatttacaaaattatatttttatattgacaATTCACAAATCTTCATCTTCCTTTCTGGCATCCAtagagatttttaaaaaattggttgaTATTTCAAGGTATTATCACTTATGCCATTTTTTGTATATCTGAGTTCGGGAGAATATTGGCAGAGCTGAGCGATCTCTTTTCCTCTATTAGGAGCATCGTATTGTAAAAGGAAAGATAATATAAATACATGTATATGGTAAATAAATATACCCAGTAATTTTAACACATCTGTACTTTTAAATCGAATAAATAGATAGAAAGTAGTCGTCCGTGATCCGGATTCGCTTAGCACTTTACGAAGCACTCCACTTCCATACAAATTGCCAGCAAGAAGGAAGTACCTCTTCTATACACACGATATTGCGTTAAGCTGAAATAAGGATCCAAGGCCCAAGCTACTATGGAGATCAAAGCTTCGGTGCTCTGATTGGGTTGGAACGTTTACGCGGCGGAATATAAACGACCGCTTTAGGCCGGATCGCTTTTCAATTTCAACGGAAACGACACAAggcaaagaaaaaatttcgtAACGAATACATTAGCAAATAAATGCGACATTTTCATCtttgtataattattatcGGTTTAAAGGGGATATTGTTTAACGCGTATGTGTTCTCTCCCCCTCGGTAAATTATCATATTGTAATTTTGTCTGTCAACAAGTGAAACGGGCGCGTCGTTTCATGTAAACTACATCGACTTCCGGAACGTTCAAAGTTATTCGGGTCTATATAATTTAACACTTGGTTCTCTAAACtcaacaacaataataatacgTAATTGTTAGTTTCGAAACATTCAAAAACTAACGGGTCatcaaactaattaatttatgttgaTACAAACACGAAAGGAGTTTTTAGAGcagaaaattatattatacagtgaattttagctaaaatgcaatataaaaaagtatattttcatagaaaccagggcggcctacttactttgtcccacataaaatgcaacatatctaaatgtttcttgttctaggtctaatgttagttctagtgacagtagtAGGTAGCTCTAGTTAATATAACATATCACCAATGCCCACTTTAACACCTCTTGAttaatttatccgatagataaattcgCGTTCTTATCAAATGAGAGAGCTTAAAACCaccgtaaccatggtaattatctcCCTTAGTTAGTTTATctggaggatggtaaaagtggacctaagttgcatatttttactgaactaaaattagaactaacacaagacctaaaactagaatcattcgggtttagccgtcttgagagacgtgcggctaaacccgaatgattctagttctaggtcttgtgttagttctagtattgcactagcactatcgctagaactaacacaacacttagaactagaatcattcgggtttttGAGtcgtttgaaattttaaaggatttatatttaatatatacatattgGTAGAAAtct contains the following coding sequences:
- the LOC111428037 gene encoding E3 ubiquitin-protein ligase MARCHF3-like; protein product: MSVVSLKDDKEHNGIKTSIDAKQSPSVADGSYGVTNVQVESDKSRPATATFSASSIVCRICQTHSADEILISPCNCKGTLAYVHLPCLERWLNQVSRTYCELCMFRYNSIQTQRYGLCESLRIWIRHPRNRNHVQSDCVIAALLTTVTIGLIAVCIMGMQYFVLEAKKLGINQIWTKGFVSVFLCIILLGYVITLYLMIKDQFLPWYHWWKTTVDVKLLLNPSVTMIEKHSTNT